tcatcgagagaggactttacttctcaatcgtctactcagtccgaagtaaaaCTTGTTGGGTGACGTGTGAGTCTGTCCTGAgcgcgacgactgtttatttgatgacaggtgATATTTCGTCCTGCCGTCGTTCActatcagacccatttgcttagCTTATTTGTTCAacttggagaaagcagaactaacgtcaGGGTATACTCGTAACAACCATCAGCAAACAatcaatgatatcgatgtcatcggcatacgccagaaGTTGTTctctcttgtagaagattgtatcttTTCTATacagttctgcagctcaaattattttcttcagaaggagattgaaaaagtcgcatgatagagagtcgccttgtctaaaaTCTCATTTGGTATTgagcggctcggagaggtctttcccgatcctgacgaagctttttgTGAAAAAGAACTAATATAGTACATAAGACAAGCACGCTGCCATGACATTCGGGTCAAAGTAATTGGAATGGACCCAGACTTTTATCCGGCCTAGGGCTGTCAACCCGGCACCAtgtctcgaaattacttcaggaatattttctgccgctacaacaacaacaacattcgaGAAGATATGCACCCTCTCATTGCTAAAGTTCAAGAAATAACAGCCAGACAGTAGGatcaatatctaaaaaaattaaaacaaacggATGATAATTTCCcttgcaattattttaaaattgaatcaCATTTTAAAAATGGTCCACcctttgacatacatatgtatatatacatatatgttatggATAAGGCGGAAATGCAGATAAATTGTACAAAGCTGAAAAATATGCGACAGTTGaccaattaatattttcatactttTCCCAGCTATGtggtgtacatatttatgtatgtaagtagttttcaactttcgaacttttttaaggaaaacacatttatgtatgtaatgaaATTTCAGCGAAAGTCTTATCGCCGTGTAACTGAAGCTTATTTCCATTAAACTCAAAAGCTGGATCTTTACTAAAGTCATGAACGTTTTGCAGTTGTCAATTTAGTGTGAGTTGGAAAGCGAAAGGATGGCGAAGACGCAACGGAACGCCACGAATAGGCACTTGTCTCAAAAGTTGCATGTACttcttcatatatgtatgtacatacatatatatgattcatttgcttttaaaattacTGGAAAAATGATTTTTACCTCAACGACATAACACAGAGATGAACCACTAAGGCGTCTCTTACGACCTAAAGCCAACGATCTTTTAATCTAGCGATGATTGttatagttttagttttaattacaGTCACGGGAACTATTTTGTTTTGATCCACTGCAATTGTCGAATCTTAGCTACAGGAACAATATGCGAAATACCAAAGCAGATCAGCGACTACAAGTCTCAGGTAGATGATCGGCGCTATAAGAGTTTATTTTCCTTCCAAAAACTGGTGTTACATGTGGTGTGTGTTCTATTATTATTCGAGGGATAAAATGTCTTGGACAAGGGATTATAACAATTGTTGGACGATTTAGAATGCGTTTAACTTAAGAAAGTTTTCTTTTTCAGTTTTAAGATTGGGCCcaagaataaatattaaattttgaaacatcATCAACAAGAATCGTTTTTATATGTTCGTGTTAAGATCTcaagatttttttcataatcaaaATAATACCAATGATAAATACCACACTAAAAAGTTTCAGCTACATTTCAACGATTTGTAAGAGTTAAAAGCTATTAACCTTATAACTTTCGAATCGTTCGGGTTTTCTTAGTTTCAATGACTTTACTTTCGTTATCACTATTAAATTTTACCCAACTTCAATCTGCACTTAGCACTTTATAGTAACTAGGAAGTCAGTGATCCAGTTCACTGTCCTCTCTACTTAAATAAATGTACTGCAGATGGTCATCAGGGCTCTTGACATCAGTTTTTCAAGTACATTTAAGCTGTATTGTTTCctaattaactaaaataaatgaattggtGAAAATGACCTTACTTCTTAGTTATCTAGTTTGTGTATTTGCTAGAGTAAAGAAAACAAAGCCGTTCATATACCATATACTATGTGCCAAGAAGTTTTCCAACTGTTATTTACTTAGCTGGTTTTTATGTACACACTATACGTGCATTTGTATGTCGGTATGTGCGTTCAATACAACATTCATCATGTCTGTTTGTGTTTTCAATGAAGTACCAAAAAGGTTATAAATTAATGACGGAAAGAGTTGACgaaaactcaaaaaagtaatataatacTATACAATACAAAATACACAAGTGGTGATAGCTCATAAAGCAATGTCAAACCACCGAGCGCATTGCAGCCgtgaaaaaaaaatctctaaaaatCTATAAACTATAGACGATCCAACGATCCaatcttttctataaaatatgtagggtgaaaaatgtttaataatgccaaaatatactaaaaaatacttGAGCTCGAATCTATGAGTTTTAAAACATATAACTTAAAATTCACGTTCTAACCGAAGCCTCGAATTACCGCAACAGTTTCTAcaaataatatacaagtataaattgCGCAATCtaagagaaatatatataacagtGGACTTTCTCAAAAGGTATTGTTAGTTTCGCAAAGTATTATCAAACCGTAGAGTTCTCAAAACAGTCGtgccaaaaatgaaaattttcgcGTTGCTATTCTTGTTAGCTTGTGTCTACTCGCCAGCAACAAGTTCCGATGTACATAAATCTGAGCAGAAAAATCGCTTTGGTCTCGTGAATCAACGAGTTAGATCCTTGCGCGACGGGCTTGGTGTTAGGTTTGCTAGTAATACGAAGACACCGAGGCCCGTTGCACCACTAGGCGATGGAGATGTTGACGACCCATGGGATTTGGGCACATTCTTCGGACAGTTCAGCACAAAAATGGGTTCGGTCGTTAAAAATGTAGTGGGCGATGTATTGGAAGTAGGTGTTAGCATTAAAGTGTAAGCTTTTGTCtgtaatgtttgtttttttttgcactgcaGTGTGTTGACAATGTATTCAAAGGCTTAAGCCCAGGtggaaacaaaaaaggaaagaaagatCCTAAGGATAATAAAGGTGGTGAAGGCGGTGCAGGAGCAGCAGGTGCAAATCCGTCTCCGAAACCAACAGAGGCGGTCACCATAAAACCAACAGAATCCACAACTAGTGGTAGTACCACAGTCACATCAACAGAATCCACAACTAGTAGTAGTACCACATCAACAGCATCCACGACTAGTGGTAGTACCACAGTCACATCAACAGCATCCACAACTAGTGGTAGTACCACCGTAAGCTCAACTCAATCCACGACTACTGTTGGGCCGGGCAAATAAACTACTGTTTCTGTAGTTGAacataaagaaagaaaattgtATAACGTGAAACCATCTTAAGCAATAGCTGAAAGTGATGTAACCCCGCACCTATaaacttgtaaatatgtatgttcgaaatatttttaagcaaatataaagtgttttttgtttaaaaattgaaattgaatagTTTCCGTGTTTCGTTAGCCTCGTGGTTAGTCTTGAAATGTGTCCAATATTTTCGTTTGACAGCATTTACAGCATTTGGGTCGTAAGTTGTAAATAACACACCAAAATTAACGGTAAACTATTGTTATTAATATCAAATTATTATTACCAAAACAATTTGGTTAGCCTATTTATGTTGACACAGTTGGCACTAAATATAGATATCGTCTATTGTTATAAAAACACGTGTGTAGTACTAAAGAGTATTTATTTTGGTagacaatattaatattttaatgcttGTGGATGCTTCTTAGCGTATGAGTATGCTTGGTTCACGGTAGTATTCTAATAGTCTTTGATATGCTGTGTGGTTTCGGTTGGAAGTAGAGGTGAATATCTCGTTCGGCTCGCTAGTGCGATATTATACAGTGCGTTGTTTATTAAAGTTGCTAATAGTTACAATGTATAAGCGTCgtcataaaaaatgttattaataatttttaacagtgGTCGGAATTGTGCTTCTAAGCTAAAAGAGTATCTGGTGCAATGAATAGATAAAGTGAATTCATTTCGGTACCAGAGTAAAAAGAGTAAAGAAGCTAAATTAATATTGAGTTTTCAAGCAGAAATTGCCTAAAGTTatattgagattttttttttttttgtgcctttAAGTGAATAAtggaattttgaaaatacaaaGCTTAGCATGGGAAAATTTTTGATTCCTTGAATGGTTTAATAGTACAAAGCgcatttaaatttctaaatattattaCCGAAGCGACTGTAAAAAAGGTTAACCAACCTATAGAAACCTTATTTTGTACTACTGAAATGTACCGGCTTCTATCACAAGGAAGTATTATAATCATTACTAGACTATTGTGTGAACTATTCAAGTATCACGACATCAAATGGAGTAATAATACCCTAACGAACGCATACTGCACCGATTAGCGGTATTAGTTTCAATTCAAGAAGACTTTCCAACGAAACtgcaaaaatcaatttaatgagAGATGTATCtctcttttaaagaaaaatcacaaaatcttcaaatttatttggGAATCTTTataatcattcgaaagaacattcttttgcttttattttttgaagattatctctttcaaatgttagcaGTGGCTACGTCTCGATGGTCCATTCGTtgggtataattttttatgattcgtttgagtatttcgactggtaattgaCGAATCACACGCATGATGTTtagctccaaggcctgaatcgaaacaGGGTTGTTTGTAtcgactttagattttacatatccgcACAGGAAAAAGTTCAACGATGTggtatcacatgatcttggtaaccaatcgaccggctcgtatcgtgaaattatctgctcaccgaagttttttctcaataaatccattgattgacgTGATTTCTCTAAaatggcaccgtcttgttgaaactacTTAAATATCACctagatcacgagcttcaatttcagatatCGAATAATCTATTATCATGGttgccattgacgattacgttctcaccggcatcatttttgaagaaatatgaaccgatgattcagCCAGCTcacaaaaccacaccaaaccgttgcaTTTTCGGgacgaaatggcagctcttgaatctcttcccatcgctcttcgtcccaaatgcggaaatATTGCCTGTTTTCATAACCATTAAGttagaaatgggcctcatcgctaaacaaaactTGGCTCGAAtacatcggatcttcttggaactttccaagagcccatagagtgaagttatgtcgcttgagaaggtcgagcggcttcagtttttaAACAAGCTGtaactttcaatttaagatctcgacgtataATGCGCTGACCGACTcgcgcgtgatctgtcaaaaaatggtATTGAAAAAAGTTCCTTTAATGGATAAcccgttataaatattttttttatctacatGGTTCGCCTGCACCAGTTTAAATGGGCCAGTCCGGGTAaaatttgatcagttggtaTGGTGTAAGAAGATCTTCCACGTGAAGGCATTATATCAAAAAACTTTGTTTCGGCTTGTAATATTAGAATAATCCTTTACTAGATTTTACTACATGATGGGGCAAATATATCTACTTAACATATACAATATGTGAAAAATGATAACCAATTTTATGTTGACCCTGACACTACCAGTTACTCTCTGAGCATAAAACAGTATATATTAATTTCGGAGTTTTCGAGTAAGTGGGAtttaaagaattattttatttctttggttCTTTTTCTATGAGCTAAAGGTTATTATGGCAAGTAAATTTCACAAAGATCAAGTTGATAAGCGAATCGCTTAAATAAAGTGTTGAGTAGAGTGTAGTTTAACAAACCGAACACTGTTTAGTTAGctatgtttaatatttattgaacagATTTTATTATTCAccttatattttgtatttattttacttagaaaataaaatgttcaacATGTTAAGCAATAAAGAATGCTTCTTAAGAATTTTTCTTGTCATATCCGTTGTGACGGCTGTGTTGGCAGAGCCAATGGCGGTAAGTACTAGAGCAATAGCTCGCAAAAACTTTAAGTATGGTCacctattatattatatatcttatatatagtttatatgttataaaatcaattactaatttataattatcaaaaattacaGTTCGGCTCCCAGGATGCACAACCccaaccattttttttaattgagcgATTGAAACCGGCGCCAAGACCGTGCCTTGGAACCCAAGCCAATTCAAATCGTACGGGACTGTATGTGATGTGGCAAAAACTTCTGGTTCGTGTAACGTCACAGTGGCAACAGTCAGTGTTGGCGAAGAGTTTTGGCGTAGTAAAAGTCCCAAATGAGCAAGAAACGGCGCCTTACAATATTGAACAGGTCACTTTTAGAAATATGGCTGCAGAAGGTGAGATAAGTAAAATTCTTTAATTACTAGTTATTATATAAACGCCTATTCCCTCATTACAGTGGCAATGGAGAGACACATTGTTAATGCCGTGCTCATGTTGATGAAGCTATTGTTGGCTTTGGATATTGTTATACTTGCGGTGGTGTTCGTAATGCTGATCAGCAGCTTTTGCACAACTAAAAAACCAACTGAAGCGGAAGTGGTGAAGGCGTAGGcgagtttatttttgttttattgtaaaataataaaaattaataatctgttttaaaatttatagtacatatttttcaaaaaataaaaccattaagcgttataataccctttacaaatactCTCTGCAAGAAGCGCAAGATCGGTCAGTCAGTTTGCTATGGTGATCCGATCGGATTTTTTTTACCAATAGGTCAGTTCAGGTCAGGTTCCAATATATGACAAGATTTTTGGGAAAAACGACGGGAGCTGAGAGActtgtttgtatatttacagACACACTTCGAAAAAGCAACTcaactcgtcaccctgatcatttgtatacatatatacctcatagagagagagagattttgcctaatataccctgttcaggctATCGACTTTGGAACCTGTAATCCGTATAATTTATGCAATTGCATTGAATAGCGGTGTCAAATGCATGTTCTTGATTGACATTTTTGCACATGAATTCAATTTCAACTACCATTCTATGTTCAGAAGAACCAACTGAATCATATCAATATGACTtcaccaaattttcaaactaaatCAGCGATGATACGGCAGaaagggaaaaaattaaaaactaaaatcaatTTACATATTCAATGTTTTGTTGATAATTAACTCGGCGCGCGTCAATAAATGTAGCGCTGACTGtgttcgaaatttcgaaaatgtgcAGTTAACTTTCGATGTCAGTGCATTTTCATTAAAGTGTCGGTATTcgtgtgtagttgttgttgtttatcgcAAACCAAAAATTGTCATTTTCATTATGTCTATGAAGCACACATTCCTATCGCagacacacacactctcacagGCCACCAACTAGCGGTGCAGACACAGGTTAGAGCAAATATAGACGTCAAAACAAATACCATACACAAATGGCTCATGCAactagttgttgctgttggtatGAATATGCACCAACTTCAGTTGCTGAAGTGCAGCTTTTGAATTTGTGACATTAATACAGCAATGTCGATGGCTAACCGATTAGACAGGTGGCATAGCTAGTCGGTTGGTTGGGTTGCTGGGTGGTTGGCACGAGTATGCTGCACGAAAATTAGGTTTTAAGAGGGGTATGTATACATGTGAAGCGTATTTAtatcatattaatttttgagtgtatttgaatttaaaccCGTTAAATAGTTTTGTGGTGTGAGATTTTACTAACTCAGTTAGTTTTAATTGTTTTGCTTGGCTTAGCAATTAATTGGAATCACTTCCAGTACTGGTTggtcaaaatattaatatttaataattttttttgattaaaaagtcTTTAATTTGGATTAAATTAATATGAACTTAACCGCTTCATAGGACTCaatgcttatataaaaaaattcaagattCACATTCATCtcgcttaaaaaaatttttgtttatctaACCCTATCCGGTTCATAATATGGTATGCCTCATAAAAAGCTGTTCGAAGCTTagtgttttaagaaaaaatctgGAACTTCATATTTCTCTGACAAAGCTAACCAAAATCATTTACTAAGAAACATTAAAGGCAACAACAATAGGATCATGTATAAAGTATTCTCATAAACGATATTCAGTAAGTAGAAGATGTGCAGAAAACGGCTATCAAAGAAGAAGACCTTGTCATTAGTGCCTAAGTAGTCTATTTAAAGTATCTAAGGATAGTGCGTTcataatttctttcaaaatggaCCAAAGTTGACCTCTAAAAATACTATCAGCAGAGATCGGCAGTTTTAAAGTGTTTTACAGAGTGATAGACCCGAAAAAGGTTTGGATCAAGTAAAAGAGAAATATTGTAGacattttgtttacaaataataGTTTATTAATTGATGACTTCATTTCTCGAACTTCACGTTTCTATCATTGAACTCACAACGCTCGTATTTCATCAATCTCGGTATATCCCAACCGATATTGCTGCAGTTTAATCAGTCCTTTATGTTTTAATGCTATCTTATATTATTCTAtctaaattatatttgttaGTCTTATTCAAGTTTCGTAGACCTTGAATACGGTTTCTTGGCCTGTTCCGCATATAATTGGCCTGATATTGATTTTATGGATCAACCATAAACGTTATATGATTTTGGTTGTAGCATTGTAGTCttcatgaaataattttaaagaatactGCCAAGTTATATAGACTCGATTGCCCTACGAAAGGTAGATGTTACGAACATAATTATAATAGATAATTCGAAGAATATGCAAATCACACAAATCAGCTTGTCTCTTTATCTCTTTTCTTGAACTAAATTGTCTTTCTGAAAGGAAAAACTATTAACTTCCcgtattttaagttatttttgggGTTCCTAaacctaaaatttttttgggcGACAAAGTCACCGAGGTTAAGATAGGATTCCTTCTAATTTTCTTAAGTAAAAGCGCTATCGTTTTTGACAATATCGGCCTTAAGAATCAGGAAATGGATAAAgaaagtaattttcaaaaatcaaaagacATTTTGTCAAAATCAGTTTTCTTTGATCATTTCTGACAAATATGACGAAGAAGGTTTACGAATTGCAACCCAATCGGTTCAGTcgtttcaaagaaattttcgtcaaaattaagaaattgtTACAAAGACTACCTATCTCCGGAACTATCTATCGAATCCACTTACAATATTCAGAGAAAATtctcaaatatatgtactttcGATATATAGTACATCTTgacaaaaagtacccggaaattgtaaaaaaatatatattttgtcgtcTTCGAAGTAATATCCACCTGATTCAAAACAGTTATGCCTACAATTTTTCGTTGTCTTcgaaataattttctgtggaccttttgggatggccttcaactccttcaattttgttttatctcttcgatcgactgaaaaccaGTACCTTTCCGATGACTGTGGACCTATTTGTATGTCAAACTTATTGATCTATGTCTCAACGGCACTTATAAAATACtatccatgaatgtgggattggAGTTCGTACGATCAAGCatgtttcttctttttgaaaaaattcagctttatcgagaGGAGTCGGGCAAGAACgggtttcatatccaaaatatccaccaaaatcattcgaatggactcgcAAGAGATGTCGAACTCTCTTGCCAGCTCTCAAACACTTGCcggatgattttcaagcaccatatacttgaattttttaatattttcatcagttgaagagattGTCGTCCAGGCCGAGtacatgtcttcaacgatcttaCAACCCTCTTTGAAAGCCTTGTATCAGTCAGGCAATGAAAATTGCAAACGAATATGAAACGTCAGATTTCTTTGCCTCTTCTCTAATAGAcgcatctacatatatattggaaaaaataactaaaaagagAGGATAATTCTACTTAGAGAAATTGCACATTTTACCATCACTTTTCTTCGAATAATTGCCTAAGGAGATAATCTTTCTAATTCATTAAAGATTTCATATTTAAGATATGACCCcaagtaatattaaattaattggcAAATATTAAaggcatgatcttggtggccaacttacgggtccatttcttgagatgaattgttgtccgaagttttccctcaaaatggccatagaatcgcgagctgtgtggcatgtag
This genomic stretch from Bactrocera dorsalis isolate Fly_Bdor chromosome 5, ASM2337382v1, whole genome shotgun sequence harbors:
- the LOC125778877 gene encoding uncharacterized protein LOC125778877, whose amino-acid sequence is MFNMLSNKECFLRIFLVISVVTAVLAEPMAFGSQDAQPQPFFLIERLKPAPRPCLGTQANSNRTGLYVMWQKLLVRVTSQWQQSVLAKSFGVVKVPNEQETAPYNIEQVTFRNMAAEVAMERHIVNAVLMLMKLLLALDIVILAVVFVMLISSFCTTKKPTEAEVVKA
- the LOC105226583 gene encoding mucin-21, producing the protein MKIFALLFLLACVYSPATSSDVHKSEQKNRFGLVNQRVRSLRDGLGVRFASNTKTPRPVAPLGDGDVDDPWDLGTFFGQFSTKMGSVVKNVVGDVLECVDNVFKGLSPGGNKKGKKDPKDNKGGEGGAGAAGANPSPKPTEAVTIKPTESTTSGSTTVTSTESTTSSSTTSTASTTSGSTTVTSTASTTSGSTTVSSTQSTTTVGPGK